A single Paenibacillus kribbensis DNA region contains:
- a CDS encoding ABC transporter permease, which yields MRHTRIAPQLHEYGKKTSIINRIWTTPALLVGSIMFAVLIVLAVFIPFISPYNPSEQNLSAFLQPPSAEHWLGTDQLGRDLFTRLIYAARTDLKIMVLAEIVPFCTGVFLGMLAGYYGKWIDTVITLLTDTFIAFPFYLIVIIVAFASGAGQRGIYITFILVGWIVFARVVRGLSASFRKQDWVASAQTLGLPGVRIILRHLLPNVLPQAVVVLMTDMVGLLVAIVTLGYLGIGITPPTPDWGTMISDGQSFITTAWWLSAVPGFAVVYTGIALSLVGDGLADIWRKK from the coding sequence ATGAGACATACAAGAATAGCCCCTCAATTGCATGAGTACGGTAAGAAGACAAGCATCATAAATCGAATATGGACTACCCCTGCACTTCTGGTGGGAAGTATCATGTTTGCAGTACTTATTGTCTTGGCTGTGTTCATACCGTTTATTAGTCCTTATAATCCTTCCGAGCAAAATTTGAGTGCCTTTCTGCAGCCACCGTCTGCCGAACATTGGCTGGGGACAGATCAATTGGGACGCGATTTGTTTACGAGACTGATCTATGCTGCGCGAACTGATTTGAAAATCATGGTTCTGGCAGAAATTGTTCCATTTTGCACTGGTGTATTTCTGGGAATGCTTGCAGGGTATTATGGGAAATGGATTGATACTGTCATTACGCTGCTTACGGATACGTTTATCGCTTTTCCTTTTTATCTGATCGTTATTATCGTGGCTTTTGCCAGCGGAGCCGGTCAACGGGGCATTTATATCACTTTTATACTTGTAGGCTGGATTGTATTTGCCCGTGTAGTCAGAGGTCTTAGTGCATCTTTTCGCAAGCAAGACTGGGTAGCGTCCGCTCAAACTTTAGGACTGCCTGGCGTAAGAATTATCCTTCGTCATCTCCTGCCTAATGTACTGCCTCAAGCAGTTGTAGTCCTCATGACGGATATGGTTGGGTTGCTTGTGGCGATTGTTACGCTTGGTTATCTTGGCATTGGCATTACACCGCCAACCCCGGACTGGGGCACGATGATCTCGGATGGACAATCCTTCATAACTACAGCTTGGTGGCTCTCGGCAGTTCCGGGATTTGCGGTGGTCTACACGGGAATTGCTTTGTCACTTGTAGGTGATGGGTTGGCCGATATATGGAGGAAAAAATGA
- a CDS encoding ABC transporter permease: MIKSIKSLYQPTGINTTCGWLVIALVRALVVILCVMTAVFFIIRIVPGDPAKMILGEYSTPEAIESMHHTLGLDLPLWEQFIRFVKTLFTQGDTGNSIIVGTSTRELIAERAPITLLLIVMACVLAIIIALLLATLAATHKDKLLDHLIRILPTITLGMPIFWVGLLLILVLSVRFHWFPVGGVGEGWIGTLYSLTLPAITVAFSQIPTLVRSLRAQMLEVLESDFVVTLKAAGIPSRVILFKHVLRNSALPTLMLLGVNISYLIGGTLVVEQVFGIKGIGSLLFTSIAKRDFPVIQGIALYCAISVVIISLLIEIISRWLDPRTKGK; this comes from the coding sequence ATGATAAAATCCATTAAATCGTTATATCAACCAACAGGAATCAATACAACATGCGGTTGGCTTGTGATAGCTCTTGTAAGAGCATTGGTAGTAATCCTCTGTGTGATGACTGCAGTTTTTTTCATCATCAGAATCGTGCCAGGGGACCCCGCGAAAATGATTTTGGGAGAATACAGCACGCCTGAGGCCATCGAGAGTATGCATCATACTCTCGGGTTGGACCTCCCTTTATGGGAACAATTCATCAGGTTTGTAAAGACATTGTTTACACAAGGAGATACCGGTAATTCAATTATTGTGGGTACTTCTACAAGAGAGTTGATTGCCGAACGTGCTCCCATTACTTTACTGCTCATTGTGATGGCTTGTGTTTTGGCGATCATTATTGCACTTCTGCTAGCTACGCTTGCAGCCACACATAAGGATAAGCTGCTGGATCATTTGATACGTATTCTTCCTACAATAACTCTAGGTATGCCAATCTTTTGGGTTGGTTTACTTTTGATTCTGGTTCTAAGTGTCCGTTTTCATTGGTTCCCCGTTGGAGGAGTAGGCGAAGGGTGGATTGGGACCTTGTACAGTCTCACACTTCCGGCAATTACCGTCGCATTTTCTCAGATTCCTACGCTTGTTCGTTCTTTAAGAGCGCAGATGCTTGAAGTATTGGAATCCGATTTTGTAGTCACATTGAAGGCTGCGGGAATACCCAGCAGGGTAATTCTGTTTAAGCATGTGCTGCGGAATTCTGCTCTTCCAACTCTTATGCTGCTTGGCGTAAATATTTCTTATCTTATCGGTGGTACATTGGTCGTAGAACAGGTGTTTGGCATCAAGGGAATTGGTAGTTTGCTGTTTACTTCAATTGCAAAACGCGATTTTCCGGTCATTCAAGGAATAGCACTTTACTGTGCGATATCTGTTGTGATCATCAGCCTCCTCATTGAAATCATTTCGCGGTGGCTTGATCCCAGAACGAAAGGAAAATAA
- a CDS encoding amidohydrolase family protein has protein sequence MINKHPQARIFNHIFIAGIDGKRFDISIKNGRFSSIVESEPYNDQPTHPSKDLWISPGVIDLHTHLAWTDFDHADQLKRDSGEIEVMQAQAFEETLRTGVTTARDAGGILPSTVQHLVSHYQQPLRVQTSSDMLGAADARGLRHLEQRMTEIFDTGAGWIKIMATGGLGSPTEKVLDPVFSEEEFSFIVRNAHAHHKMVMVHTWGGVTVDWSIHAGVESVEHGMFMTEDQAGRLAQSGIAFVPTTSIYRIAADPKGVLALNQVICDRAARAAEAHSKAISYAKRAGVRFGFGTDYATPALHGYNLQELDTLMDYGLTRAEAWQAATENAADILGSGNELGHIAEGYIADAIIFDADPYQAQNAAALQKSIVSVITGMQESDLIRALAGNNS, from the coding sequence ATGATCAATAAGCATCCGCAAGCGAGAATATTCAATCATATTTTTATAGCAGGTATTGATGGAAAACGTTTCGATATTTCGATTAAAAATGGTCGGTTTTCATCTATTGTTGAGTCGGAGCCGTATAATGATCAGCCAACTCATCCAAGCAAAGATCTATGGATAAGTCCAGGGGTTATTGATCTTCATACACATCTGGCCTGGACGGACTTTGACCATGCTGATCAATTGAAACGAGACAGCGGAGAGATCGAAGTAATGCAGGCACAGGCCTTTGAGGAAACCCTTCGGACCGGTGTAACGACGGCGCGTGATGCAGGCGGGATTCTGCCAAGCACCGTGCAGCATCTCGTTTCGCACTATCAACAGCCTTTAAGAGTACAAACCAGCAGTGATATGCTTGGTGCAGCGGATGCCCGCGGTCTTAGGCATTTGGAACAACGAATGACAGAAATTTTTGATACAGGGGCAGGCTGGATCAAAATCATGGCAACAGGTGGTCTTGGATCACCTACTGAGAAAGTGCTTGATCCCGTTTTTTCGGAGGAAGAGTTCTCGTTCATTGTTCGCAATGCGCATGCTCATCATAAAATGGTCATGGTTCATACATGGGGCGGAGTGACGGTGGACTGGTCCATCCATGCTGGCGTGGAATCTGTAGAGCACGGAATGTTCATGACCGAGGATCAGGCCGGCAGACTTGCACAATCTGGCATAGCCTTTGTGCCTACAACATCAATATATCGCATTGCTGCAGATCCAAAAGGCGTTCTGGCTTTGAACCAGGTTATTTGCGATCGGGCTGCTCGCGCTGCCGAAGCCCACTCTAAAGCTATTAGCTATGCAAAGAGAGCAGGGGTTCGCTTTGGATTCGGTACCGATTATGCCACACCTGCACTTCATGGTTACAATCTTCAAGAGCTGGATACGTTGATGGATTATGGCTTGACTCGGGCAGAAGCATGGCAGGCCGCCACAGAAAACGCTGCTGATATTTTGGGAAGTGGCAACGAATTGGGACATATTGCAGAAGGTTATATTGCGGATGCGATTATTTTTGATGCCGATCCGTATCAGGCGCAAAACGCAGCTGCATTGCAGAAGAGCATCGTTTCCGTCATTACCGGGATGCAGGAATCAGATCTGATTCGGGCATTGGCCGGGAATAATAGCTAA
- a CDS encoding helix-turn-helix transcriptional regulator, whose amino-acid sequence MFGKKLFTVRGVKLKWIRSFLIVIAISMLLVLIFMLWIRSKATEEALSSHYHYSSFISHVIDEQMGQITNLSSKIMNDRTLIRMIEADAGGNIKTESAYQLVDQLRNFMIANQMIEEIYIYYPEQDYILGTLGIYRPISYYLLQNELKRTGYNRWLSMVKAADNMSFFFWSNEGKKELLFSRAIYRDSQKSSVMIIKLRKSYMESLLESANAQYPHRLNALTDDEQKVYAYYGEEILLPLVQNYNDREGYTQLRQNYYASNEHFIITEPSTFRGLHYYMINTKSNVLKIQTAITRLLMICIASMFLVGIVLSVYMSHYNSRPLRLLLGRLQPGQQDSSDNEYDVISRKMDELLEENQSAILLLRQQQRFIEESFVRTILSGAALTDKQLDAVQRTHNLGFENKYFCTIILYSDVNSVRLDEQQQQLLEKFVSDRCDDTLTVFYGAVYPNYLFILNYRAPNSETEEIAEWFTKQLSHWLADQQLPYSCVNGFVSIEQRDIYRSYQNALNQIAKSATALALIEGTDYVEQVEGQMHAAESAWNTPHDRQPFQDFGGVKEKPSNPRGQSNDEAKESGGVLASRIREIIDSQYGDAMLSLTMIAEQLQMSNSYISRVFKEQYQLGLVEYLNQVRVERAKELMNLQQLSIKEIAREVGFASDVSFIRVFKKYEHMTPGKYKQTVK is encoded by the coding sequence ATGTTTGGCAAGAAGCTATTTACGGTGCGGGGGGTCAAGCTGAAGTGGATTCGTTCGTTTCTGATCGTCATTGCAATTAGTATGCTGCTGGTGCTGATATTTATGCTCTGGATCCGCAGTAAAGCGACCGAGGAAGCGCTCAGCAGCCATTATCATTACAGCAGCTTTATTAGTCATGTGATTGATGAGCAGATGGGCCAAATAACGAATTTGTCCAGCAAAATTATGAATGATCGTACCCTTATACGTATGATTGAAGCGGATGCGGGCGGGAATATCAAAACAGAGTCTGCTTATCAATTGGTCGATCAGCTGCGCAACTTTATGATAGCCAATCAGATGATCGAGGAGATATACATTTATTATCCCGAACAAGATTATATTTTGGGCACTTTGGGAATTTACCGTCCTATATCATACTATCTGCTTCAAAATGAGCTAAAGAGAACCGGATATAACCGATGGCTGTCCATGGTGAAGGCTGCCGATAATATGTCCTTTTTCTTTTGGAGCAATGAAGGGAAGAAAGAATTACTGTTCAGCCGGGCCATTTACAGGGACTCGCAAAAAAGCAGCGTGATGATTATTAAACTCCGCAAGTCCTATATGGAGTCCCTATTAGAGTCGGCAAATGCCCAATATCCCCACCGGCTGAATGCACTGACTGACGATGAGCAAAAGGTATATGCGTACTATGGCGAGGAGATCCTGCTGCCGCTGGTGCAAAATTACAACGACCGGGAAGGGTACACACAGCTGCGCCAAAATTATTATGCATCGAACGAGCATTTTATTATAACGGAACCCTCTACCTTCCGCGGCCTTCATTATTATATGATCAATACTAAGAGCAACGTCCTGAAGATTCAGACAGCGATTACCCGTCTACTGATGATCTGCATCGCCAGCATGTTTTTGGTCGGAATTGTACTATCCGTTTATATGAGCCATTATAATTCTCGGCCGTTGCGCCTTTTGCTTGGCAGATTGCAGCCGGGGCAGCAGGACAGTTCCGACAATGAGTATGATGTAATCTCGCGTAAGATGGATGAACTGCTGGAGGAAAACCAGTCAGCCATTTTGCTGCTTAGACAGCAGCAGCGATTTATCGAGGAGTCCTTCGTCAGGACGATCCTCTCGGGCGCGGCACTGACAGACAAGCAGTTGGACGCGGTACAGCGTACTCATAATTTGGGATTTGAAAATAAATACTTCTGTACGATCATCCTGTATTCGGACGTCAATTCCGTTAGGCTGGACGAACAGCAGCAGCAACTGCTTGAGAAGTTTGTCAGCGATCGATGCGATGATACACTCACTGTGTTTTACGGTGCAGTTTACCCCAATTATCTGTTTATTCTTAACTATAGAGCGCCGAATTCGGAGACTGAAGAGATAGCAGAGTGGTTTACAAAGCAGCTGTCGCATTGGCTTGCAGATCAGCAATTGCCTTACAGCTGTGTAAACGGATTTGTTTCGATAGAGCAGCGAGATATATATCGTAGTTACCAAAATGCGCTTAACCAAATTGCAAAATCGGCCACGGCACTAGCACTGATTGAGGGAACTGATTATGTTGAGCAAGTAGAAGGGCAGATGCATGCAGCAGAATCTGCATGGAACACACCACACGACAGACAGCCGTTCCAGGATTTCGGAGGAGTGAAGGAGAAGCCGAGCAATCCACGAGGGCAGAGCAATGACGAGGCAAAGGAGTCCGGAGGCGTGCTTGCCAGCAGAATCAGAGAGATTATCGACAGCCAATATGGGGATGCGATGCTCAGTCTAACAATGATTGCAGAACAGCTGCAAATGTCTAATTCGTATATTTCCCGGGTATTCAAGGAGCAATACCAGCTAGGACTTGTTGAATATTTGAACCAGGTACGAGTGGAGAGGGCCAAGGAGCTGATGAACCTCCAGCAATTGTCGATCAAGGAAATCGCCCGTGAGGTGGGCTTCGCGAGCGATGTAAGCTTTATCAGGGTCTTCAAGAAGTACGAGCATATGACCCCGGGGAAATACAAGCAGACGGTGAAATAG
- a CDS encoding ABC transporter ATP-binding protein: protein MISTSPILEIEALTLATKSNKRLVSNVSFSLGKGESLGLVGESGSGKSLTLRSILGLLPRGVEQIGGSIKSDISSAMVFQDPRGALDPLCPVVKQVAEVVYYRQRVSRKASRAIALELLEMLGLPDSLKRSDRYPNQLSGGQCQRVVIAMALACKPGILLCDEPTTALDVTVQRHILETITRLQNELGFAMVFVTHNLAIAAAMCSKLCVMKEGQIVEHGNTLALLQNPKNPYTQMLISSVLPLPKLEGSEHSWS from the coding sequence ATGATTTCTACAAGTCCGATTTTGGAAATAGAGGCACTGACGCTGGCAACAAAGTCAAATAAAAGATTAGTCAGCAATGTTAGCTTTTCACTAGGCAAAGGGGAGAGTCTGGGGTTAGTAGGCGAATCGGGTTCTGGAAAATCGCTTACGCTGCGTTCGATTCTTGGATTACTTCCACGTGGAGTTGAGCAGATAGGAGGAAGCATTAAGAGTGACATAAGCAGCGCAATGGTTTTTCAAGACCCAAGAGGTGCGCTAGATCCACTCTGTCCGGTTGTCAAGCAGGTTGCGGAAGTCGTTTACTACAGACAAAGAGTAAGCCGAAAGGCTTCTCGCGCGATAGCTCTGGAATTGCTCGAAATGCTCGGTCTCCCCGATTCTTTAAAGAGATCAGATCGGTATCCGAACCAGCTTTCGGGTGGTCAGTGTCAACGAGTAGTCATCGCAATGGCGCTGGCTTGCAAGCCAGGCATTCTTCTCTGTGATGAGCCGACAACGGCGCTGGATGTTACCGTTCAGCGGCATATTCTTGAAACGATCACTCGTCTGCAAAATGAACTAGGCTTTGCCATGGTGTTTGTTACGCATAATCTTGCGATTGCAGCTGCCATGTGCTCAAAACTCTGCGTGATGAAAGAGGGGCAGATTGTTGAGCATGGCAATACCCTTGCTCTTTTACAAAATCCGAAAAACCCTTATACACAGATGCTGATTAGCTCAGTGCTTCCTTTGCCGAAGCTTGAAGGGAGCGAACATTCATGGAGTTAG
- a CDS encoding ABC transporter ATP-binding protein, with protein MELALQVKNVTVHYSGVTALDRINLNLRHHTTLGLVGESGSGKSTLARVIAGLIAPDEGQILLGSQELKKKRSREQHKMIQMIFQNPDASLNPKHSIRQILSEALMFHKIVDRTGVEKRCKELLARVHIAESALDRFPHEFSGGQRQRIAIARALSVEPSILIADEPTSALDVSVQRSVLELFNMLKAELHLTMLFISHDLGVIHAISDTVAVMRQGKLVEINPKDQYFAHPETAYSRELLSAVPKMPKLNTSGGFL; from the coding sequence ATGGAGTTAGCCTTGCAAGTAAAAAATGTCACGGTTCATTATAGCGGGGTTACTGCGCTGGATCGCATCAATCTGAATCTGCGGCACCATACTACCCTTGGTCTTGTCGGCGAGTCCGGTTCGGGCAAATCCACTTTGGCGCGGGTCATTGCCGGATTGATCGCTCCTGATGAAGGGCAAATTCTGCTAGGTTCACAAGAATTGAAGAAAAAGAGAAGCCGTGAGCAGCACAAAATGATACAAATGATCTTCCAAAATCCGGATGCATCGTTGAATCCCAAACATTCCATCAGGCAGATTCTTTCCGAAGCACTGATGTTTCATAAAATTGTGGATCGCACAGGGGTCGAGAAGAGATGTAAAGAGCTTTTGGCACGTGTACACATTGCAGAGAGCGCTTTGGACAGATTTCCTCACGAATTCTCCGGCGGTCAACGCCAGCGGATAGCGATCGCACGTGCATTAAGCGTTGAGCCGAGTATTCTGATTGCGGATGAACCGACGAGCGCATTGGATGTTTCTGTACAACGGAGTGTACTTGAACTGTTTAACATGCTCAAAGCAGAGCTTCATCTTACGATGCTGTTCATCTCCCATGATCTGGGGGTAATCCATGCAATTAGCGATACGGTAGCGGTCATGCGGCAGGGAAAACTTGTTGAGATCAATCCAAAGGATCAATACTTCGCTCACCCTGAAACTGCATACAGTCGTGAACTGTTGTCCGCTGTTCCGAAAATGCCTAAATTAAATACATCAGGAGGTTTTTTATGA
- a CDS encoding aminotransferase class V-fold PLP-dependent enzyme — protein MSQEHKGFVPLSLSEFNTLTSLLSKLLFTQYPPVIIPGEAILGIEAMAAGISSPGRTILNVVTGPYGSLFGKWLERGGATVVEVKVPFDEVVAVEEVAAAIERYKPCALSFVQAEVVTGGSNPAREILNIARNFNLITVMDSVSAVGGEALLVDEWGVDLVAVGAQKALAGPNGVSAVSISPRGWEFLESNENAPRNSILSLLDMKPSQNGSASVRVPANIPTLEARALISALTRIEEEGLAQVIKRHELSASSTIAGIKALGVEPWQKDSKYYSTLTTTVRISQEQNLRIDQPIGIVAPGDGELFGNLLRINHFGANACQQSVEEAIAVLAQLLNQDPDHAIKAIRLIWGNEHDQ, from the coding sequence ATGAGCCAGGAACATAAAGGATTTGTACCGCTTTCACTGTCTGAGTTCAATACGCTTACAAGCTTGCTCTCCAAGCTCTTGTTTACACAATATCCTCCGGTCATCATTCCTGGTGAGGCGATCTTGGGCATCGAGGCGATGGCAGCCGGGATATCTTCGCCTGGTCGTACGATTTTAAATGTAGTAACAGGCCCCTATGGAAGTTTATTTGGAAAATGGCTTGAACGAGGCGGGGCAACGGTGGTTGAAGTTAAGGTCCCCTTTGATGAAGTGGTTGCTGTGGAGGAGGTCGCTGCAGCGATTGAACGGTATAAACCGTGCGCGCTTTCCTTTGTTCAGGCTGAAGTGGTTACAGGTGGCTCTAATCCTGCCAGAGAAATATTAAATATTGCACGCAACTTTAACCTTATTACTGTGATGGACTCCGTTTCGGCGGTCGGGGGAGAGGCTCTGCTAGTTGATGAATGGGGAGTTGATCTTGTAGCTGTGGGTGCGCAAAAAGCCCTGGCTGGACCTAATGGCGTTAGTGCCGTAAGCATTTCACCACGTGGCTGGGAATTCCTTGAGTCCAATGAAAATGCGCCGCGCAATTCCATTTTATCCTTACTGGATATGAAACCATCACAGAATGGGTCCGCGTCGGTACGGGTTCCTGCCAACATTCCAACCCTGGAGGCCAGAGCTCTGATCTCGGCATTGACACGAATTGAGGAAGAAGGATTAGCACAAGTTATCAAGCGTCATGAATTGTCTGCATCATCCACCATTGCCGGTATTAAGGCCTTGGGTGTTGAGCCTTGGCAGAAGGATAGCAAATACTATTCAACGCTGACTACGACGGTTCGGATATCTCAAGAGCAGAACTTGCGTATCGATCAGCCTATTGGTATCGTAGCTCCTGGAGACGGAGAATTGTTTGGCAATCTTCTGCGAATAAACCATTTTGGAGCGAACGCTTGCCAGCAAAGCGTAGAAGAAGCCATTGCGGTACTTGCCCAATTGTTGAATCAAGACCCTGATCATGCAATAAAGGCTATTCGGCTAATTTGGGGGAATGAACATGATCAATAA